The following proteins are co-located in the Procambarus clarkii isolate CNS0578487 chromosome 16, FALCON_Pclarkii_2.0, whole genome shotgun sequence genome:
- the LOC138365245 gene encoding uncharacterized protein: MALASVDGNVMALALVDVNVMALASVDVIMMALASVGVNMMALASVDVNVMALASVDVNVMALASVGVNMMALASVDVNVMALASVDVNVMALASVGVNMMALASVGVNMMALASVGVNMMALASVGVNVMALASVDVNVMALASVDVNVMALASVDVNVMALASVGVNMMALASVGVNMMALASVGVNMMALASVGVNMMALASVGVNVMALASVDVNEMALASVDVNVMALASVDVNVMALASVDVNEMALASVDVNVMALASVDVNVMALASVDVNVMALASVDVNVFAMASVGVNVMALASVDVNVMALASVDVNVMALASVGVNVMALASVGVNVMALASVGVNVMALASVDVNVMALASVDVNVMVVASVDVNEMALASVDVNVMALASVGVNVMALASVDVNVMALASVGVNMMALASVDVNVMALASVDLNVMVVASVDVNEMALASVGVNMMALASVGVNVMALASVDVNVMALASVYVNMMALASVDVNMMALASVDVNVMALASVDVNVMALASVYVNMMALASVDVNMMALASVDVNMMALASVDVNVMALASVYVNMMALASVDVNMMALASVDVNVMALASVDVNVMALASVYVNMMALASVDVNMMAQASVDVNVMALASVDVNVMALASVDVNVMALASVDVNMMALASVDVNVMALASVYVNMMALASVDVNMMALASVDVNMMALASVDVNMMALASVDVNVMALASVYVNMMALASVDVNVMALASVDVNVMALASVDVNVMALASVDVNVMALASVDVNVMASHILETREASEEASYLLTIRMQLEISFHEGRHPDDVYPQFRLENAR; encoded by the coding sequence atggctctggcctcggtggACGGGAATGTGATGGCTCTGGCCTTGGTGGACGTGAATGTGatggctctggcctcggtggACGTGATTATGatggctctggcctcggtggGTGTGAATATGatggctctggcctcggtggACGTGAATGTGatggctctggcctcggtggACGTGAATGTGatggctctggcctcggtggGTGTGAATATGatggctctggcctcggtggACGTGAATGTGatggctctggcctcggtggACGTGAATGTGatggctctggcctcggtggGTGTGAATATGatggctctggcctcggtggGTGTGAATATGatggctctggcctcggtggGTGTGAATATGatggctctggcctcggtggGTGTGAATGTGatggctctggcctcggtggACGTGAATGTGatggctctggcctcggtggATGTGAATGTGatggctctggcctcggtggACGTGAATGTGatggctctggcctcggtggGTGTGAATATGatggctctggcctcggtggGTGTGAATATGatggctctggcctcggtggGTGTGAATATGatggctctggcctcggtggGTGTGAATATGatggctctggcctcggtggGTGTGAATGTAatggctctggcctcggtggACGTGAATGAGatggctctggcctcggtggATGTGAATGTGatggctctggcctcggtggACGTGAATGTGatggctctggcctcggtggACGTGAATGAGatggctctggcctcggtggATGTGAATGTGatggctctggcctcggtggATGTGAATGTGatggctctggcctcggtggATGTGAATGTGatggctctggcctcggtggACGTGAATGTGTTTGCTATGGCCTCGGTGGGTGTGAATGTGatggctctggcctcggtggATGTGAATGTGatggctctggcctcggtggACGTGAATGTGatggctctggcctcggtggGTGTGAATGTGatggctctggcctcggtggGTGTGAATGTGatggctctggcctcggtggGTGTGAATGTGatggctctggcctcggtggACGTGAATGTGatggctctggcctcggtggATGTGAATGTGATGGTTGTGGCCTCGGTGGACGTGAATGAGatggctctggcctcggtggATGTGAATGTGatggctctggcctcggtggGTGTGAATGTGatggctctggcctcggtggACGTGAATGTGatggctctggcctcggtggGTGTGAATATGatggctctggcctcggtggATGTGAATGTGatggctctggcctcggtggATCTGAATGTGATGGTTGTGGCCTCGGTGGACGTGAATGAGatggctctggcctcggtggGTGTGAATATGatggctctggcctcggtggGTGTGAATGTGatggctctggcctcggtggACGTGAATGTGATGGCTCTGGCCTCGGTGTACGTGAATATGatggctctggcctcggtggACGTGAATATGatggctctggcctcggtggACGTGAATGTGATGGCTCTGGCTTCGGTGGACGTGAATGTGATGGCTCTGGCCTCGGTGTACGTGAATATGatggctctggcctcggtggACGTGAATATGatggctctggcctcggtggACGTGAATATGatggctctggcctcggtggACGTGAATGTGATGGCTCTGGCCTCGGTGTACGTGAATATGatggctctggcctcggtggACGTGAATATGatggctctggcctcggtggACGTGAATGTGatggctctggcctcggtggACGTGAATGTGATGGCTCTGGCCTCGGTGTACGTGAATATGatggctctggcctcggtggACGTGAATatgatggctcaggcctcggtggACGTGAATGTGatggctctggcctcggtggACGTGAATGTGatggctctggcctcggtggACGTGAATGTGatggctctggcctcggtggACGTGAATATGatggctctggcctcggtggACGTGAATGTGATGGCTCTGGCCTCGGTGTACGTGAATATGatggctctggcctcggtggACGTGAATATGatggctctggcctcggtggACGTGAATATGatggctctggcctcggtggACGTGAATATGatggctctggcctcggtggACGTGAATGTGATGGCTCTGGCCTCGGTGTACGTGAATATGatggctctggcctcggtggACGTGAATGTGatggctctggcctcggtggACGTGAATGTGatggctctggcctcggtggACGTGAATGTGatggctctggcctcggtggACGTGAATGTGatggctctggcctcggtggACGTGAATGTGATGGCTTCCCATATTCTAGAGACAAGGGAAGCCTCTGAGGAAGCCTCCTACTTGCTCACCATTCGCATGCAGCTGGAAATCTCTTTCCATGAAGGCAGACATCCGGACGATGTTTACCCACAGTTTAGGCTCGAGAATGCGCGGTAG
- the LOC138365246 gene encoding glutamine-rich protein 2-like encodes MGSLTPGPLTPGTLTPGTLTPGTLTPGSLTPGSLTPGSLTPGYLTPGSLTPGSLTPGSLIPGTVTPGSLTPGSLTPGTVTPGTLTPGSFTPGTLTPGSLTPGTLTPGTLTPGTLTPGTLIPGSLTPGTLTPGSLTPGSLTPGSLTPGSLTPGSLTPGSLTPGSLTPGSLTPGSLTPGTLTPGTLTPGSLTPGSLTPGSLTPGTLTPGSLTPGSLTPGSLTPDTLTPGSLTPGPLTPGPSPLAPLTPGTPGSLTPGSLTPGSLIPGSLIPGSLTPGTLTPGTLTPGSLTPGSLTPGTLTPGTLTPGSPTPGTLTPGSLTPGFLTPGTLTPGSLTPGSLTPASRQDQNLIRL; translated from the exons atgg GCTCCCTTACTCCTGGCCCCCTCACCCCTGGCACCCTCACCCCTGGCACCCTCACCCCTGGCACCCTCACCCCTGGCTCCCTCACCCCTGGCTCCCTCACCCCTGGCTCCCTCACCCCTGGCTACCTCACCCCAGGCtccctcaccccaggctccctcaccccaggctcccTCATCCCTGGCACCGTCACTCCTGGCTCCCTCACCCCTGGCTCCCTCACCCCTGGCACCGTCACCCCTGGCACCCTCACCCCTGGCTCTTTCACCCCTGGCACCCTCACCCCAGGCTCCCTCACCCCTGGCACCCTCACCCCTGGCACCCTCACCCCTGGCACCCTCACCCCTGGCACCCTCATCCCTGGCTCCCTCACCCCTGGCACCCTCACCCCTGGTTCCCTCACCCCTGGCTCCCTCACCCCTGGCTCCCTCACCCCTGGCTCCCTCACCCCTGGTTCCCTCACCCCTGGTTCCCTCACCCCTGGCTCCCTCACCCCTGGCTCCCTCACCCCTGGCTCCCTCACCCCTGGCACCCTAACCCCTGGCACCCTCACCCCTGGCTCCCTCACCCCTGGCTCCCTCACCCCTGGCTCCCTCACCCCTGGCACCCTCACCCCTGGCTCCCTCACCCCTGGCTCCCTCACCCCTGGCTCCCTCACCCCTGACACCCTCACCCCTGGCTCCCTCACCCCTGGCCCCCTCACCCCTGGCCCCTCACCCCTGGCACCCCTCACCCCTGGCACCCCTGGCTCCCTCACCCCTGGCTCCCTCACCCCTGGCTCCCTCATCCCTGGCTCCCTCATCCCTGGCTCCCTCACCCCTGGCACCCTCACCCCTGGCACCCTCACCCCTGGCTCCCTCACCCCTGGCTCCCTCACCCCTGGCACCCTCACCCCTGGCACCCTCACCCCTGGCTCCCCCACCCCTGGCACCCTCACCCCTGGCTCCCTCACCCCTGGCTTCCTCACCCCTGGCACCCTCACCCCTGGCTCCCTCACCCCTGGCTCCCTCACCCCTGCGTCCCGCCAAGACCAGAATTTAATAAGGCTATGA